Proteins encoded within one genomic window of Ottowia sp. SB7-C50:
- a CDS encoding coniferyl aldehyde dehydrogenase: MSLMHQPLTPLFESQRIASRAAADVPLAVRRDRLGRVSELVQTHADALCDAVNADFSLRGPRLTEIADLFLLRAMLGDLRRNLARWSRSRRVHTPVYLLPGAGHVQRQPLGVVGIIGPWNYPLQLTLGPAAAALAAGNRVMLKPSETTARTSALLAELVAKHFSPDEFAVVQGDADVAAEFAALPFDHLFFTGSTAVGRKVAEAAARNLTPTTLELGGKSPCIVDASCQDLQQAALKIAHGKLLNGGQTCIAPDYVLLPRGREAEFTAAYRQAVAQLFPSIEGNPDYAAIITQRHRDRLLSLLDEARAAGAQVEDVGPPPATGGGGTTARQLRPMLVFGAPASTRLMQEEIFGPILPVLPCDRPEDAIAHIHGAARPLALYWFGTDTAARDRVLHGTVSGGVTVNDTLMHIAHDGLPFGGVGASGWGAYHGETGFLRFTHQKAVFVQSRWAAGSLLYPPYGPRFDRVMALIRRLL; the protein is encoded by the coding sequence ATGAGCCTCATGCACCAGCCGCTGACACCGTTGTTCGAGAGCCAGCGCATCGCGTCGCGCGCGGCGGCCGACGTGCCTTTGGCGGTGCGGCGCGACCGCCTGGGCCGCGTCAGCGAGCTGGTGCAGACGCACGCCGATGCGCTGTGCGATGCGGTCAACGCCGATTTCAGCCTGCGCGGCCCGCGCCTGACTGAAATCGCCGACCTGTTTCTGCTGCGCGCGATGCTGGGCGATCTTCGTCGCAACCTGGCGCGCTGGTCACGGTCGCGCCGCGTGCACACCCCTGTGTACCTGCTGCCCGGCGCCGGCCATGTGCAGCGCCAGCCGCTGGGGGTGGTGGGCATCATCGGGCCGTGGAACTATCCGCTGCAGTTGACGCTGGGCCCGGCGGCGGCCGCGCTGGCGGCGGGCAACCGCGTGATGCTGAAGCCGAGCGAAACCACGGCGCGCACGTCGGCGCTGCTGGCAGAGCTGGTGGCAAAGCATTTTTCGCCGGACGAATTTGCAGTGGTGCAGGGCGACGCGGACGTCGCCGCCGAATTCGCAGCGCTGCCTTTCGACCACCTGTTCTTCACCGGTTCGACCGCCGTGGGGCGCAAGGTGGCCGAGGCCGCGGCGCGCAACCTGACGCCTACCACGCTGGAGCTGGGCGGCAAGTCGCCTTGCATCGTCGACGCCTCTTGCCAGGATCTGCAGCAGGCGGCGCTGAAGATCGCGCACGGCAAGCTGCTGAACGGCGGGCAGACCTGCATTGCGCCCGACTACGTGCTGCTGCCGCGCGGCCGCGAAGCCGAATTCACGGCCGCCTACCGGCAGGCCGTGGCGCAGTTGTTCCCGTCCATCGAAGGCAACCCGGACTACGCCGCCATCATCACCCAGCGCCATCGCGACCGCCTGCTGTCGCTGCTGGACGAAGCGCGTGCCGCCGGCGCGCAGGTCGAGGACGTGGGGCCGCCGCCTGCCACGGGCGGTGGTGGCACCACGGCTCGGCAGTTGCGGCCCATGCTCGTCTTTGGCGCACCCGCTTCGACGCGGCTGATGCAGGAAGAAATCTTCGGCCCCATCCTGCCGGTGCTGCCGTGCGACCGGCCCGAGGACGCCATCGCCCACATCCACGGCGCGGCGCGCCCGCTGGCGCTGTACTGGTTCGGCACCGACACGGCCGCGCGCGACCGGGTGCTGCACGGCACCGTGAGCGGCGGCGTGACGGTGAACGACACGCTGATGCACATCGCCCACGACGGCCTGCCTTTTGGCGGCGTGGGCGCCAGCGGCTGGGGCGCGTACCACGGCGAAACGGGGTTTCTGCGCTTCACGCACCAGAAGGCGGTGTTCGTGCAATCGCGCTGGGCGGCGGGATCGCTGCTGTACCCGCCCTATGGCCCGCGCTTTGACCGTGTGATGGCGCTGATTCGGCGGCTGCTGTAG
- a CDS encoding FAD/NAD(P)-binding oxidoreductase, with protein MDRRQFLRRASLSAMASGTLLAACGGGSDSTTPTPAPTPDPTPTPPVPAPTPFARSRVIVVGGGMAGATVAKYLRLWGDGIDVTLVERSASYTSNILSSLVLTGQRSIGSLAYGYDKLKANYGVNVVLGDVLAIDPVGVKVTLAGGQTLVADRIVLAPGIDFDLPPGLADFNRMPHAWKAGAQTTLLADQLKAMPAGGTAILTIPKTPYRCPPGPYERACLLADWLRVNKPRSKLIVLDANPDIVAERDNFMNAFLGLHGGVIEYHNNAEVLQADAAGMNLVTAGGTFHGDVINLIPRQRAGALLATAGLANATEGRFGAVDVLSYASTVAGAGKVHIIGDASATTQPKAGHIANQEAKVCADAIARLLSGGQPDPAPVTNSSCYSTITMSQASWLHAVFQYDAAARAMASVPAATGASAGWSADDFKDMNTWFNALMADSFA; from the coding sequence ATGGACAGACGACAATTCCTGCGCCGCGCCTCGTTGAGCGCGATGGCCAGCGGCACCCTGCTGGCGGCGTGTGGCGGTGGCAGCGACAGCACCACGCCGACACCCGCACCCACCCCAGACCCCACGCCCACGCCACCCGTGCCGGCGCCCACGCCGTTCGCCAGGTCGCGCGTCATCGTCGTCGGCGGCGGCATGGCCGGCGCCACCGTGGCCAAGTACCTGCGCCTGTGGGGCGACGGCATCGACGTGACGCTGGTCGAGCGCAGCGCCAGCTACACCTCCAACATCCTCAGCAGCCTGGTGCTGACGGGCCAGCGCAGCATCGGCAGCCTGGCCTACGGCTACGACAAGCTCAAGGCCAACTACGGCGTGAACGTGGTGCTGGGCGACGTGCTGGCCATCGACCCGGTGGGCGTGAAGGTGACGCTGGCCGGCGGGCAGACGCTGGTGGCCGACCGCATCGTGCTGGCGCCCGGCATCGACTTTGACCTGCCGCCGGGCCTGGCCGACTTCAACCGCATGCCGCACGCCTGGAAAGCCGGCGCGCAGACCACGCTGCTGGCCGACCAGCTCAAGGCCATGCCGGCGGGCGGCACGGCCATCCTGACCATTCCCAAGACGCCCTACCGCTGCCCGCCCGGCCCGTACGAACGCGCCTGCCTGCTGGCCGACTGGCTGCGCGTGAACAAGCCGCGCAGCAAGCTGATCGTGCTGGACGCCAACCCCGATATCGTGGCCGAGCGCGACAACTTCATGAACGCCTTCCTGGGCCTGCACGGCGGGGTGATCGAGTACCACAACAACGCCGAGGTGCTGCAGGCCGATGCGGCGGGCATGAATCTGGTCACGGCTGGCGGCACGTTTCACGGCGACGTCATCAACCTCATCCCGCGCCAGCGCGCCGGCGCGCTGCTGGCCACCGCCGGCCTGGCCAACGCCACCGAGGGCCGCTTCGGCGCCGTCGATGTGCTGAGCTACGCCAGCACCGTGGCCGGCGCAGGCAAGGTGCACATCATTGGCGACGCCAGCGCCACCACGCAGCCCAAGGCGGGCCACATCGCCAACCAGGAAGCCAAGGTGTGCGCCGACGCCATCGCCCGCCTGCTGAGCGGCGGCCAGCCCGACCCGGCGCCGGTGACCAACTCGTCGTGCTACTCCACCATCACCATGTCGCAGGCGTCGTGGCTGCACGCCGTGTTCCAGTACGACGCCGCGGCCCGCGCCATGGCGTCCGTGCCGGCGGCCACGGGCGCTTCGGCCGGCTGGAGCGCGGACGACTTCAAGGACATGAACACCTGGTTCAACGCCTTGATGGCCGACAGCTTTGCCTGA
- a CDS encoding c-type cytochrome, which translates to MRKMGIALLMLGAATTAWSQAAKVGQPGRLLASNCFQCHGTDGKGPGFERLAGGSASEIYNEMKKFQAGKEGNSIMAKHAMGYTDAQLQALAAWLASQR; encoded by the coding sequence ATGAGAAAAATGGGCATCGCGCTGCTGATGCTGGGCGCGGCCACCACGGCATGGTCGCAAGCCGCCAAGGTCGGACAACCTGGACGGCTGCTGGCCTCCAACTGCTTTCAATGCCACGGCACCGACGGCAAGGGGCCAGGATTCGAGCGCCTCGCGGGCGGATCGGCCAGCGAGATTTACAACGAGATGAAGAAATTCCAGGCCGGCAAGGAAGGCAACAGCATCATGGCCAAGCACGCCATGGGCTACACCGACGCGCAGCTGCAGGCGCTGGCCGCCTGGCTGGCCAGCCAACGCTGA
- a CDS encoding helix-turn-helix domain-containing protein: protein MGQVAAACGYASESAFSAMFRAALGQSPSSFRARTA from the coding sequence GTGGGCCAGGTGGCCGCCGCCTGCGGCTACGCCAGCGAAAGCGCCTTCAGCGCCATGTTCCGCGCCGCGCTCGGCCAGTCACCCAGCAGCTTTCGCGCCCGCACGGCGTGA